The following are from one region of the Nicotiana tomentosiformis chromosome 7, ASM39032v3, whole genome shotgun sequence genome:
- the LOC104086461 gene encoding glucose-6-phosphate/phosphate translocator 2, chloroplastic-like, producing MAFSVGKSFGLSTTFDPLQQNIFSSKLYVSSFFSKKIALQKCDKTNILSKKPLYISAVSGFGNVDESKESKSRDKLVQCNAYEASRPQSIPISIEFDQETQDAAAQKLKIGLYFATWWALNVVFNIYNKKVLNAFPFPWLTSTLSLAAGSLIMLVSWATRIAETPKTDIDFWKALFPVAVAHTIGHVAATVSMSKVAVSFTHIIKSGEPAFSVLVSSLLLGETFPLPVYLSLLPIIGGCALAAITELNFNLIGFMGAMISNLAFVFRNIFSKKGMKGKSVGGMNYYACLTIMSLLILTPFAIAVEGPQVWALGWQKAVSQIGPNFVWWVVAQSVFYHLYNQVSYMSLNEISPLTFSIGNTMKRISVIVSSIIIFQNPIQPVNALGAAIAIFGTFLYSQAKQ from the exons ATGGCCTTCTCTGTAGGGAAATCTTTTGGACTTTCCACAACTTTTGATCCCCTGCAACAAAATATTTTTAGTTCCAAACTTTATGTTTCATCATTTTTCTCCAAGAAAATTGCCCTGCAAAAATGTGACAAGACCAATATTCTGTCCAAAAAACCTCTGTATATTTCAGCCGTGAGTGGATTTGGGAATGTTGATGAATCGAAAGAGTCTAAGTCTAGGGACAAATTGGTCCAATGCAACGCCTATGAAGCTAGCAGGCCACAGTCAATACCAATTAGCATTGAATTTGACCAAGAAACTCAAGATGCTGCTgctcagaagctcaagattgggCTCTATTTTGCAACATGGTGGGCTCTGAATGTGGTTTTCAACATTTATAATAAAAAAGTTTTAAATGCCTTCCCATTTCCATGGCTTACTTCTACTCTTTCACTTGCTGCTGGCTCTCTCATTATGTTGGTTTCTTGGGCTACTAGAATTGCTGAAACTCCCAAAACTGACATTGATTTTTGGAAAGCTCTGTTTCCT GTTGCTGTGGCACATACAATTGGACATGTGGCTGCAACAGTAAGCATGTCAAAAGTTGCAGTTTCATTCACACACATAATCAAGAGTGGAGAGCCTGCTTTCAGTGTTTTGGTTTCAAGTTTACTTTTGGGTGAAACTTTCCCATTGCCAGTTTACCTTTCACTTTTGCCAATAATTGGTGGTTGTGCACTTGCTGCTATTACTGAGCTCAATTTTAATCTAATTG GTTTTATGGGGGCAATGATATCAAACTTGGCATTTGTATTCAGAAACATATTTTCAAAGAAAGGGATGAAGGGGAAGTCTGTTGGAGGGATGAATTACTATGCTTGTCTTACCATTATGTCTCTTTTGATTCTTACACCCTTTGCCATTGCTGTGGAGGGTCCACAAGTATGGGCACTTGGTTGGCAGAAAGCAGTCTCCCAAATTGGTCCTAATTTTGTATG GTGGGTGGTGGCCCAGAGTGTGTTCTATCACTTGTACAATCAAGTCTCCTACATGTCCCTAAATGAGATCTCCCCACTCACATTTAGCATTGGAAACACTATGAAGAGAATTTCTGTCATAGTTTCCTCCATCATCATATTCCAAAATCCAATTCAACCAGTCAATGCTCTTGGTGCTGCCATTGCAATTTTTGGAACTTTCCTCTACTCACAG GCAAAGCAGTAA